A stretch of the Elephas maximus indicus isolate mEleMax1 chromosome 3, mEleMax1 primary haplotype, whole genome shotgun sequence genome encodes the following:
- the LOC126071195 gene encoding olfactory receptor 18-like encodes MEPQNLTDVSEFFLLGLYEDPELQPLLFGLFLSMYLITVTGNLLLILAVTSDSHLHTPMYFFLSNLSLTDISVISTTLLKMLVNIQTHSKSITYAGCLTQVSFFYLFICLDSVLLSVMAYDRFVAICHPLRYTVIMNPRLCVLLVLVSFFISLLDSLLHISVMSQLTFCTAVKIPHFFCNPPQLFQFACSDTFIHILLVYCSGAIFGGVPISVILFSYTRIVSSILRISSLGGKYKAFSTCGSHLTVVCLYYGTGLGVYFSSAATSSPRMCAVSSVMYTVVTPMLNPFIYSLRNRDIKKALWRLLSRRV; translated from the coding sequence ATGGAGCCACAGAATCTAACAGATGTCTCGGAATTCTTCCTCTTGGGCCTCTATGAGGACCcagaactgcagcccctcctctttgggctgttcctgtccatgtacctgaTCACTGTGACTGGGAACCTACTCCTCATCCTGGCTGTCACCTCTGACTCCcatctccacacccccatgtacttcttcctctccaacttgTCCTTGACTGATATCAGTGTCATTTCCACCACACTCCTAAAGATGCTAGTGAACATCCAGACACACAGCAAATCCATCACCTATGCAGGCTGCCTGACACAAGTGtcctttttctatctctttatatgCCTGGACAGTGTGCTCCTCAGTGTGATGGCTTATGAccggtttgtggccatctgtcacccccTGCGCTATACAGTCATCATGAACCCCCGCCTCTGTGTCTTGCTAGTTTTGGTATCTTTTTTTATCAGCCTTTTGGACTCCCTGCTGCACATTTCTGTGATGTCACAACTTACCTTCTGCACAGCTGTGAAAATTCctcatttcttctgtaaccctcCTCAACTCTTTCAATTTGCGTGCTCTGACACCTTCATCCATATCTTATTAGTATATTGTAGTGGTGCCATCTTTGGTGGTGTTCCAATCTCAGTGATCCTTTTCTCTTACACTCGAATTGTTTCTTCCATTCTGAGAATCTCATCTTTAGGTGGGAAGTataaagccttttccacctgtggctCTCACCTTACAGTTGTTTGCTTATATTATGGAACAGGCCTTGGAGTGTACTTCAGTtcagctgccacatcttcccccaGGATGTGTGCGGTGTcctcagtgatgtacactgtggtgacccccatgctgaaccccttcatctacagcctgagaaacagGGACATCAAGAAGGCCCTCTGGAGGCTCCTCAGCAGAAGGGTTTAA